CCGCTCCGGTTTTTGCGCGGGCTCCGCCGCCCCGGTCGCCCTGTCCTCGTTTAGAAGCGCCGCAATGTCTTCGTCGAGATCCAACTCGGCATCCAGCACATCCAGAAAATCCCGGTCCACTTCGGCCTCTTCGGGAAGCTTCCCCGGCTCCTCCATAAATTCCTCCCGGGACTCCTCCACGACCTCTTTGCCGACGTCTTCGAGGATTCCCGCCTCCTCGCGCGGCGCTTCTTCTCCCGCTTCCCGGTCGCCGCCCCGGCGTTCCGTTTCGCCGCCCAGGAGCGACTCGAACTCTTCGCTCAGCGATACATCCTCCCCGGCTTCCTCGTCGAAGCCCGAGAAGCTTTCCAGTTCATCGTGAAGGAGCGCCTTTTCGGAGTCATCGTCCGGAACATCCTCGTCTTCAAACAGGGAAAGCTCTTCTTGCCCAAGGAGCAGTTCCTTCTCTTCCCGCCCGGCCCGGGGTTCTTCGTCCAAATCGGGCTCCGGCACCTCCACCACGTCATTGAGCTCGATGACTTCGTCGTCTTCCAGGTCTTCGAAACCTTCGAAAAGCTTTCCCGTCGCTTCGGTTTCCGCGTCGGGGCTACGCTTCTTGCGCTTCATGAGCCTTCTCCCTGTTGGAAAGTACAAAAAGCCCCCGCCCTGTGCCTCGAACGAGACCCGGGCGGCGGCCTCTCTTGCGGTTGAAGCAGCAGGTCACCGATAGCATGCAACGAATTTTTCCGTCAAGCGGATTGCCGGGAGGGGTCCGCCCCGGGATGGCGACCCGGATGCAACCCGGAACCGGTCACAGCTTCATCCAGGGCCGCGGAAGGAAGAGGCTCTTGAAAAGCTCCAAGGCATACCTGTCCGTCATGCCCGCTATGTGGTCGCACACCCGCTGTTCGCGCCGGACACCGGGCGCGAGCGGCCCGATCTCCTTCTCGAAGATCCGGTCGTCATTCATGAACAGCTCGTAGAGGTCAACGATCACCTTGCGGGCGCGTTCGAATTCGGCGAGGATCTGCGGCATGTCGTAGACCCGATCGAAAAGAAAGGCCCTAAGGCGCTCGACCTGCTCCAGCATGGCAGGACTCAGCCGGATCTCGGACAGCCCCGACTCCAGACTCGCCCGAACCGTATCCCGAACCAGCGTATGGATCCGCTCGCCATGGGTCGCTCCCAGGCTGCGGCGGATATCCTCGGGAACGTCTTCCGGTCTCAGTATATCTGCGCGAATCGCGTCGTCCAGGTCGTGATTGAGATAAGCTACGATATCGGCGACGCGCACAACCTGGCCTTCGAGCGTCATGGGCCGAAGGTCGGGTTCCGTGAGGATGGGATGCGACCGTCCTTTAGAATGCTTCAGGATGCCGTCACGGACTTCATGGGTCAAGTTCAGCCCGCGCCCGTCCTTTTCAAGATGATCGACGACCCGGAGGCTCTGGCGGTTGTGATGGAACCCTCCCGGGACAATTTCGTTTAGCACCCGTTCGCCGCCGTGGCCGAAAGGCGTGTGCCCCAGGTCATGGCCGAGGGCGATGGCTTCAATGAGGTCTTCGTTCAGGGCCAGGGCACGGCCGATGGTTCGAGCGATCTGCGATACTTCCAGCGTGTGGGTGAGGCGGGTCCGGTAGTGGTCTCCGGTTGGGGAAAGGAAGACCTGGGTCTTGTGTTTGAGGCGCCGGAAGGCCTTACAATGGACGATCCGATCCCGGTCCCTCTGGAAGGCGGTGCGGAGAGGGCATTCGGCTTCGGGCCGCCGCCGGCCCAGCGTTTCCGCACTCTTGGCGGCCTGGGGCGCCAGGAACACCCGCTCCCGCTCCTCGATCCAGCCGCGCACATGATCGGTTTGATCCGGCTTTCCCCGGTTGAGCATTGACCTGGGTGCCTCCTTTTCGCTATCACTAAGCGCCTGCGGAAAACCACAGGCAGGACTCCCCGGTTATTGCCGGAACCTTCAGACGGATTCGAGGAGCTTCGAGATCGCACAGACCATGGGATGGATTCTCTACCGCTACATCGTCCGGGAGCAGGTCATGCCCGCCGCCATCTGTTTTTTTGGACTCGTCATGGTCCTGGTGGCCGGCCGGCTCATGCAACTGACCTCCTACCTCTTTTCGTCTTCCATCACCTGGTTCGATCTGCTGGAGATCATGGGTTTGGCCGTTCCGAAGCTGATGCTTTACGCCCTGCCCATGGCCACGCTCCTTGGCACCCTGCTCGCCTTCCTCCGCCTCAACAACGACAACGAGCTGACGGCCCTCAAGGTGGCCGGGCTGGGGTTCAGGCAGTTCGCCCCCGCCGTCCTGACCGTGGCCCTCGTGACAACGCTGCTTTCCTTTTACACCTCCCTCTGGCTCGTGCCAACCGCCAATCTGGAATTCCGCGAGAAGCTCGCTTCCC
This is a stretch of genomic DNA from Desulfoglaeba alkanexedens ALDC. It encodes these proteins:
- a CDS encoding deoxyguanosinetriphosphate triphosphohydrolase, whose translation is MLNRGKPDQTDHVRGWIEERERVFLAPQAAKSAETLGRRRPEAECPLRTAFQRDRDRIVHCKAFRRLKHKTQVFLSPTGDHYRTRLTHTLEVSQIARTIGRALALNEDLIEAIALGHDLGHTPFGHGGERVLNEIVPGGFHHNRQSLRVVDHLEKDGRGLNLTHEVRDGILKHSKGRSHPILTEPDLRPMTLEGQVVRVADIVAYLNHDLDDAIRADILRPEDVPEDIRRSLGATHGERIHTLVRDTVRASLESGLSEIRLSPAMLEQVERLRAFLFDRVYDMPQILAEFERARKVIVDLYELFMNDDRIFEKEIGPLAPGVRREQRVCDHIAGMTDRYALELFKSLFLPRPWMKL